The genome window CCTATGAGCGAAGCCCAAGGCTATTCCGGTCAACAATACCTGAGCTGGCAGGACATCACCAACCTGGTCTCCAGGCTGCTGGGCCAGATCAACCCCAACGATTTTGACTGCATCCTGGCAGTTACACGGGGCGGCATGATTCCGGCCTGTCTGGTCTCGGAAGCCACCGACCAGCGTAACATCCTGACCGCCGCGGTGATGTTTTACACCGACGTGGGCGAGACCATCAAAGACCCAGTGTTTTTACAGTTTCCCTCGGATAGCCTGCTCTATGGCAAACGGGTTCTAATTGTGGACGATGTGTGGGACTCGGGCAAAACTGCCGTAGCAGTACGGGAGCGCATCAAGATGGCAGGAGGGCATCCCCAGGTAGCGGTTCTGCACTACAAGCCCCTAAAAAGCCAGTTCCCCGGCGATGCTCCCGACTACTACGCAGCTGA of Meiothermus sp. contains these proteins:
- a CDS encoding phosphoribosyltransferase, with protein sequence MSEAQGYSGQQYLSWQDITNLVSRLLGQINPNDFDCILAVTRGGMIPACLVSEATDQRNILTAAVMFYTDVGETIKDPVFLQFPSDSLLYGKRVLIVDDVWDSGKTAVAVRERIKMAGGHPQVAVLHYKPLKSQFPGDAPDYYAAETDAWIVYPWDPVQGWTTLGQGAGQA